Genomic window (Mycolicibacterium smegmatis):
TCGCGGTGGTCGCGCTGGGACACCTCGGTGACTACGCGACGGCCGACGAGGCCATCGCCGAACGCGACAGCCGCCCGCGTGAACGTCTGCCACTTGAGCAGGTTGCGTTCACGGGCCGATGGGGCAACCCGCTGTAAAGCGCGGTTTGAGTTTTAACCACGCTGCAACACTTCGCGACCATCTCCGTAACAGAAACGTCGGTTACTGCGAGTGAACGGCTTGTTTCGAGCCGCCACCGTGAGGAGATGTTTGATGGATACCGGAACAACAGCATTCATGCTGTGTTGCATCATCGGGCTCACGCTGATGATCCCTGGCCTGGCGTTGTTCTACGGCGGCATGGTCTCGGTCAAGAGCTCGACCAACATGATGATGATGACCTTCGGCGCGGTCGCCGTCGTCGGCCTGCTGTGGGTCCTCTTCGGGTTCTCCATGGTGTTCGGTACGTCCTACGGCGGATTCGTGGGCAGTTTCACCGAATTCGCCGGCCTGACCGACCTTCTCGAACCCATGACCACCGTCGACGGGCTGCCGGTCAGCTTGTTCGCGGTGTTCCAGGCGCTGTTCGCGGCGATCACCGTGGCGCTGATCTCCGGTGCGGTGGCCGACCGCATGAAGTTCGGCGCCTGGATGGTGTTCGCGGCGTTCTGGGCCGTGCTGGTGTACTTCCCCGTCGCGCACTGGGTTTTCGCGTTCGACGGTACGGTCACCGAGGATTCGGTCGGCGGCTGGATCGCCAACAGGCTCGGTGCGGTCGACTTCGCGGGCGGTACCGCGGTGCACATCAACGCCGGCGCGGCCGCGCTCGCGCTGGCGATCGTGCTGGGCAAGTCCGCGATGTTCGGACGGCGCAAGCCTCACAACGTTCCGCTCACGCTCCTCGGCGCGGGCATGCTGTGGG
Coding sequences:
- a CDS encoding ammonium transporter, which gives rise to MDTGTTAFMLCCIIGLTLMIPGLALFYGGMVSVKSSTNMMMMTFGAVAVVGLLWVLFGFSMVFGTSYGGFVGSFTEFAGLTDLLEPMTTVDGLPVSLFAVFQALFAAITVALISGAVADRMKFGAWMVFAAFWAVLVYFPVAHWVFAFDGTVTEDSVGGWIANRLGAVDFAGGTAVHINAGAAALALAIVLGKSAMFGRRKPHNVPLTLLGAGMLWAGWYAFNGGSALSAGNSAAIVMVTTFVATCAAVLAWIAVEKVKTGHVTGVGAASGAITGLVAITPACGAVTPIGAMFVGGIAGAVCVYAVGLKDTFGYDDSLDVVGVHLVGGLIGTLLIGFFASEGMPNGVNGLFYGGGIDQLWKQAVAAGAVMIYSFVLAYVIAFAIKKTMGIRISPDEEEKGIDAKFHRDAAYELEFA